A portion of the Lolium rigidum isolate FL_2022 chromosome 1, APGP_CSIRO_Lrig_0.1, whole genome shotgun sequence genome contains these proteins:
- the LOC124682727 gene encoding HSP-interacting protein-like, which translates to MGKPAAQGDTDEEVFLELSRELKKEASRLFNRKDYEGAAFKYDKAIQLLPSGHIEAAHLRSSAAQCYMRMVPGEYHRAIHQCNLALEVAPRYSRALLRRASCFQALGRPDLAWGDVEKVLGWEPGNRAAREISESVKAALKEKGVVVLVSEPVLDGQEVDHVAEIKNAPEKEEEKKQRNEHNKQANHLGDNGVKQYKQEKHTEQKKANGIRNQQSLLEDKETNDLEMEAGGKGRKHISGQQTGHGKSKGRKHSAVKPVHHAQENHHSHTTESNISVKTEAMRDLKLVFGEDIRCARVPVDGSLSQLREIVQNKFPSLKALLIKYKDKEDDLVTITSSEELRWANNLADPEVPVRLYVAEVDPVQELGVDVVRTQPSLLEKIPNSMAENGITGHDNGQNCYVDDWMLQFAQLFKTHVGFDSDAYLDLHDLGMTLYCEAMEDTVATEEAQEIFQVAELKFQEMAALALFNWGNVSMSRARKRPLLSEDGSVELILEQVTAAYEWACSEYIKAGLKFEEAVKTKPDFFEGFIALGQQKFEQAKLSWYYAIACKIDMGTKILGLFNNAEDNMEKGMELWEATENIHLRGLSKLNKENSMLDKMGLERYMKAMSADEAVEQASSIRSHINILWGTILYERSVVEFNLGLPSWEESLTVAMEKFKTGGASVADINVIVKNHCANETTQEGLSFKVEEIVQAWNEMYDAKKRISGAPSFRLEPIFRRRAPKLHHILEHIQYT; encoded by the exons ATGGGGAAGCCGGCGGCGCAGGGCGACACCGACGAGGAGGTGTTCCTGGAGCTGTCGcgggagttgaagaaggaagccAGCAGGCTGTTCAACCGGAAGGACTACGAGGGCGCGGCCTTCAAGTACGACAAGGCGATCCAGCTCCTCCCCAGCGGCCACATCGAGGCGGCGCACCTCCGGAGCAGCGCCGCGCAGTGCTACATGCGGATGGTCCCCGGGGAGTACCACCGCGCCATCCACCAGTGCAACCTGGCCCTCGAGGTGGCTCCCAGGTACAGCAGGGCGCTGCTGCGGCGGGCCAGCTGCTTCCAGGCGCTGGGCAGGCCGGACCTGGCTTGGGGCGACGTGGAGAAGGTGCTGGGCTGGGAGCCGGGTAACCGCGCCGCCAGGGAGATCTCGGAGAGCGTCAAGGCGGCATTGAAGGAGAAGGGTGTTGTTGTTCTTGTCTCGGAACCTGTTCTGGATGGGCAGGAAGTGGACCATGTTGCAGAAATCAAGAATGCTCcagagaaggaggaagagaagaaacaGAGGAATGAGCATAACAAGCAAGCAAACCATCTGGGAGATAATGGAGTGAAGCAATACAAACAGGAAAAGCACACTGAACAAAAGAAAGCAAATGGGATAAGAAATCAGCAAAGTCTTCTGGAAGATAAGGAAACCAATGATCTGGAGATGGAAGCTGGTGGCAAGGGAAGGAAACACATTTCAGGACAGCAAACTGGGCATGGCAAGAGTAAGGGACGAAAGCATTCTGCTGTGAAACCAGTGCATCATGCTCAGGAAAACCATCATAGCCACACCACAGAGAGCAATATCAGTGTCAAGACAGAGGCGATGAGGGATCTGAAGTTGGTCTTTGGAGAGGACATTAGATGTGCTCGGGTGCCAGTAGACGGCAGCCTATCTCAGTTGAGAGAAATTGTTCAGAACAAGTTCCCATCTTTGAAGGCGTTACTTATTAAGTATAAGGACAAGGAAGATGACCTGGTGACAATAACCTCATCTGAAGAGCTAAGATGGGCAAACAACCTAGCAGACCCAGAAGTGCCTGTTCGACTATATGTTGCAGAGGTTGATCCTGTTCAAGAACTAGGCGTGGATGTGGTCAGAACACAACCTTCCTTATTAGAGAAAATCCCTAATAGCATGGCAGAGAATGGGATCACCGGGCATGATAATGGACAAAACTGTTATGTTGATGATTGGATGTTGCAGTTTGCCCAGCTATTTAAGACTCACGTTGGATTTGATTCTGATGCATATTTGGATCTCCATGACCTTGGCATGACATTATATTGTGAGGCTATGGAAGACACGGTTGCAACTGAAGAAGCGCAGGAAATATTTCAAGTTGCAGAGCTAAAATTTCAGGAAATGGCAGCTTTGGCCTTGTTTAATTGGGGCAACGTCAGCATGTCTCGTGCAAGAAAAAGGCCACTCCTGTCTGAAGATGGTTCAGTTGAATTGATACTTGAGCAGGTAACGGCTGCTTATGAATGGGCTTGTTCAGAATATATTAAGGCTGGTTTAAAATTTGAGGAAGCTGTAAAAACAAAACCAGACTTTTTTGAAGGTTTCATCGCACTTGGCCAACAGAAGTTTGAGCAGGCCAAGCTTTCATGGTATTATGCTATTGCGTGTAAGATAGATATGGGAACAAAAATTTTGGGATTGTTCAACAATGCAGAAGACAATATGGAAAAAGGGATGGAGCTGTGGGAAGCAACGGAAAATATTCACCTGAGGGGGCTGTCTAAACTTAACAAGGAGAATTCCATGCTGGACAAGATGGGCCTAGAACGCTATATGAAGGCTATGTCTGCAGATGAAGCAGTCGAACAAGCTTCAAGTATTCGATCACATATAAATATTCTGTGGGGTACCATTCTTTATGAACGCTCCGTAGTAGAGTTCAACTTGGGACTTCCTAGCTGGGAAGAGTCGTTGACAGTGGCGATGGAAAAATTCAAGACTGGAGGTGCTTCCGTAGCAGACATCAATGTGATAGTAAAGAACCATTGTGCTAATGAAACCACCCAAGAAG GACTGAGTTTTAAGGTTGAGGAAATTGTTCAAGCATGGAATGAAATGTATGACGCTAAGAAGAGGATAAGCGGAGCTCCATCTTTCCGCCTCGAACCAATATTCCGACGCAGGGCTCCAAAGTTGCATCATATACTGGAACACATACAGTACACGTGA